DNA sequence from the Desulfuromonas thiophila genome:
GCTCCTTGCGGTTGCGGCGGTTGATGTCTCTTGCGCAGGGACTGTGCCAGAATGGATTTTTGAGGCGATAGAACCCAATCGTGCCCGGATTCAGGCCGATTTTTTCCGACAGGGCAGATCATGGAAGCTTCGATATATTGTGAAATGACGTTATAGGGTTGGTTGTATGACGTTATATTACGATATTGATATGGCTGGTTGCCTTGATGCGCTGCGGCAGATCCCTCGGGGGCGCGCCAGAGGGCGGCTAGGCCAGCAGCAGCAGATTGAGCAGACCAAGCAGAAAACCGAGCAGGGCACCGAACAGGTTGATATAGCGGAACTGTTCCTTCATGATGCCGAGCAGCAGGCCCTCGACCTGCAGGATGTCAAGGCCGTTGATCTTGTCCTCCACCAGCCGGCAGATGTCGAGGCGTTGGGCCAGCGGGGGGATTTCCTGCTGCAGCAAGCCGCGCAGACGCTGGTAGAGGACGGCGTTGAGCTGGGCGCGGGCGTCGCTGGGCAGCAGGGCGTCCAGCCGACCGATTGGCCGACGATACAGCAGGTCATGCAGGAGCCGGCTCAAACCACGGTCCAGCTGGTGCAGCACTGCGCGCTCGCGCAGCAGGCGCAGCAGCGTCCGGGCCAGCAGCTCTGCCGCTTCACTGCGGCTGGTCGCCGTTGGCAGCAGGCCGGCAAGGGTCCGGTGCCGTTGCTGGTGGTAGAGCCGGTCGAGGAGATGGCTGAGCTGACGTTGCAATTCGGGCTGTCGCAGCAGCTGACCCAGCAGCCGCTGCAGCAGACGGCGCAACTGTTTTTCACTTAATCCGCTGCTGAGTTGCCGCAGGGGGCAGTCGAGCAGGGCATCAAGCAGTGGCAGCAGGCGGCTGGACAGCGCGTCCTGTCCTGCCGGGCTGTCCAGCCAGCCGGCCAGCCGCTGGGTCTGCTGTTCCAGCAGTCGCGGCAGATGGGCGTAGAGGGCGTCGCCGCTGAACAACATGGCCACCAGATTGCGCAAACCGTCAATGCTGTCGATAAAGCCGTCGAGGGCCTCGCGGGCGCGGCTGTTCAGCAGTTGCTGCGTGTCCTGCTGCCGTAGCAGGGTGGCCAGGGTCATGCCCAGCTGTGGTGTCAGCTGGGGCAACAGCTGGTGCAGCAAAGGAGCCAGGGCCGGCAGGGTCTGGCGCAGGCTGTGATCGCTGGTCAGGGTCTGTTGCAGGCGGGGCAGCAGCCAGCTGGTCAGCAGCTGACGGCTGACGCGGCGGCCCAGCAGGGGAACCAGGCGTTGCAGCAGCTGATCGCGCAGGCGGTGGTAACGCTGGGGTGGCAACAGCTGGTCGAGACGCTGGTGGGCGAGCTGGTCAAGACCCTGCTGACACAGCTGGCGCAGCTGACGCTGCAGGGCTGGCCGCCGGCTGGCCCGCAGCAGTCCGCGAGCGAGACGCAGGCGCAGCAGATCAAGCAGGGCCGCAATACGCGGCTGAAATTCGGCTGGCAGCAGCCGGGCGGCTGGTCCCAGCGGCTGGGCCAGCAGCTGATCGAGCTGGCGGGCAATAGTTTGTTCCAGCGCCGCGCGCACGTCGGGCCGGTCGAGGGCGGTGGCCAGATCGGTTGGTGTCAGCAGATGGTCACCGACCATGGCGCCCATCTTGCGTGCCAGTTCGGTTCGCCGGGCCGGAATGATGCCGGGTGTCAGTGGCACCCGCCAGCCCAGCAGATGCCAGGGCCGCAGGGGGCGGAACAGCATGCGAATGGCGATATGGTTGGTGACATAGCCGATCAGGGCCCCGAGCAGGGGTGGGATCAGCCAGGGCAGATAGGGGGCGAGAATTTCCATGCAACAGCTCCGTCGGATCATTGCCGGGCAACGGCGCCGCGCCGCGCGGCAGGTTCAGAATCGTTCAAGTTTTTAGCGGGGGCGGGCAGCCAGTGGTTGCCGTGCCCTGCTTTGTATACCGCAGCTGTTGCGCCGGACTCAAGCCTGCCGGCCGGTCGGAATGGCTGTGGTGCTGCTGGATTGGCCAGAGACGGTGCAGGCGAAGGGAGACGAAAAAATGTTGAAGGACTTGTTACAGCGCAACCGGAGTTATCGGCGCTTTGCCCAAGAGGTGCTGATTGCCGAGGATCAGCTGCGCGAACTGGTGGCGCTCACGCGGCTGTGCGGCGCGGCGGCCAACCTGCAGCCGTTGCGTTATCTGCTGTCGGTCGAGCCGCAGCGCAACAGCCGGATTTTTCGCCATCTGGGCTGGGCCGGCTATCTCAAGGACTGGGCCGGGCCGGTCGAAGGCGAGCGTCCCAGCGCTTACATCGTTGTGCTGGGTGATACCACCATCAGCGAGAATTTCGGCTGCGATCTGGGTATCGCCGCGCAGACGCTGTTGCTGGGCGCGGTCGAACAGGGACTGGGGGGCTGCATGATCGCATCGATGCAGAAGCAGAAGCTGCGGGAGGAATTCGACATCCCGACCCGGTTCGAGATTCTGCTGGTCATTGCCCTGGGCAAACCGGTGGAGCAGGTGCGGCTGGTGGACAAGGAGCCCGCCGGCGATATCAAATACTGGCGCGATAGTGCCGGAGTGCATTATGTGCCCAAGCGTACCCTCGATCATCTGATTCTGCCCTGGCCGGAGGATCTGGTCTGAACCCTGCGGCCCTCGCGGCGCCAGTTACTGGCCGAAACGCTGTTGGTGCAGCCGCTCCTGCGCCAGGGACTCGGCGGCGTGGCCGGGCAGTGTCGTGCCGGTCCAGCCGATGCCGACAATGGTGGCGACGCGCAGGTTTGGCGGAATGGCCAGGCAACTCTGCACCCAGCTTTCGGCGCTGCGGTTGGCGTCGTGCGGCCGCTGGCGGATCTGTACCCAGCAGCTGCCCAGGCCGGCTTCGCTGGCAGCCAGGTGCAGCAGGGTGGTGGCCAGGGCGCAGTCTTCGATCCAGACATCGCTGATCTGTGGATCGGCGCAGACCACTACGGCCAGGGCGGCATTGGCCAGAAAGGCCGAACCCTGTTGTTTGGCTTGGGCCAGCTGGCCCAGTAGCGCCCGATCCTCGACAAAAATGAAGTGCCAGGGGGAGCGGCCGCGCGAGCTGGGGGCGCGCAGGGCCACTTCGCGCAACAACTGCCGTTGCGCCTCTGTCAGGGGCTGGTCGGTGAAGCTGCGGACGCTGCGGCGCTGACGCAGCAGGGCAAGCAGGGCGGAAGGGGCCGTTTCGCTCATGGAGGACTCCTGCGGTAATGGGCTGACGCACCGTTGTGAAGCAACGATCCGCAAGGGGCGAACCGCAGGGGCGGCGCGTTGACAGAAAAAAAGAACCCCCGTGATCCGAGGGTCACGGGGGTCAAGCATAACAGAATCCGACAGCATGAAAACACAGGACCGGCGATGCGCGATCGCACGGCACAGCGAAAATCGAAAACGGGAAAAGAGTTTTAAGGGGCGGAAATTATGGCAGGGCCGATTGACATCACATAACAAATAAAACAATCTTCAAGGCCCTGCCCAATCGCATGACATCCGATTTTAATGCTGCTTTAACCGCTTTTTCCCCTCCCTACAGAGATTCCCGTGAACGGGAATCGAAATCCTTTGATGTGTTTGTTCGGTCGCGCTGAATCCCCCGGCGCCTTATTGTCGCTGCCGGTGGAGCTGACCGCTGCAGCGCGGCAGGCCTTCGGCCAGCCAGTCCTGCAGGGCCTGTTGAATCGGGCCGCTGGCGCCCCAGCGCGACCAAATCCCCTGGTGACGCAGGCGTACCTGATAATGCTGTTGAATGCCGGAGCAGAGCACGCCCTGCACACCCTGGGTAGCCAGCCAGCGGCAGACATCCTCGCCGCGTGGACAGCATTGTTCGGGGCCCAGTTGGCAACCGCCTTCGGCGTCGATTTCGCCAAAACAAAAGCAATGGGCCTGATCGAAGCGCGGATGC
Encoded proteins:
- a CDS encoding DUF445 family protein; amino-acid sequence: MEILAPYLPWLIPPLLGALIGYVTNHIAIRMLFRPLRPWHLLGWRVPLTPGIIPARRTELARKMGAMVGDHLLTPTDLATALDRPDVRAALEQTIARQLDQLLAQPLGPAARLLPAEFQPRIAALLDLLRLRLARGLLRASRRPALQRQLRQLCQQGLDQLAHQRLDQLLPPQRYHRLRDQLLQRLVPLLGRRVSRQLLTSWLLPRLQQTLTSDHSLRQTLPALAPLLHQLLPQLTPQLGMTLATLLRQQDTQQLLNSRAREALDGFIDSIDGLRNLVAMLFSGDALYAHLPRLLEQQTQRLAGWLDSPAGQDALSSRLLPLLDALLDCPLRQLSSGLSEKQLRRLLQRLLGQLLRQPELQRQLSHLLDRLYHQQRHRTLAGLLPTATSRSEAAELLARTLLRLLRERAVLHQLDRGLSRLLHDLLYRRPIGRLDALLPSDARAQLNAVLYQRLRGLLQQEIPPLAQRLDICRLVEDKINGLDILQVEGLLLGIMKEQFRYINLFGALLGFLLGLLNLLLLA
- a CDS encoding nitroreductase family protein: MLKDLLQRNRSYRRFAQEVLIAEDQLRELVALTRLCGAAANLQPLRYLLSVEPQRNSRIFRHLGWAGYLKDWAGPVEGERPSAYIVVLGDTTISENFGCDLGIAAQTLLLGAVEQGLGGCMIASMQKQKLREEFDIPTRFEILLVIALGKPVEQVRLVDKEPAGDIKYWRDSAGVHYVPKRTLDHLILPWPEDLV
- a CDS encoding nitroreductase family protein: MSETAPSALLALLRQRRSVRSFTDQPLTEAQRQLLREVALRAPSSRGRSPWHFIFVEDRALLGQLAQAKQQGSAFLANAALAVVVCADPQISDVWIEDCALATTLLHLAASEAGLGSCWVQIRQRPHDANRSAESWVQSCLAIPPNLRVATIVGIGWTGTTLPGHAAESLAQERLHQQRFGQ
- a CDS encoding NifB/NifX family molybdenum-iron cluster-binding protein; the encoded protein is MNPATPLRIAIPCNADRVHPRFDQAHCFCFGEIDAEGGCQLGPEQCCPRGEDVCRWLATQGVQGVLCSGIQQHYQVRLRHQGIWSRWGASGPIQQALQDWLAEGLPRCSGQLHRQRQ